The following are from one region of the Candidatus Woesearchaeota archaeon genome:
- a CDS encoding V-type ATPase subunit produces the protein MVFDKLFIGDHPYTYARVCAMKGKLIGTEQYHRMLKMRTNEILKFLQETTYKREIDEMTVTHLGLRSAEAVLDKNLVRTLRKLKRISDGNLASVITKYLERYDIYNLKTVLRGKFTGSGEEKIEPMLLNVGKINKAVLLNLIKRDHIDDMIGEIPHILGAGLSPESARELSIHVKAARDAFKKHNNLFEIENVLDHHYYATMLEFSKRIAGQGDVFKTFLLHEIDVLNIKTLLRLKREKMHPAEIEKYLIFSGATLSRETLRRLLKINSLEELVEEIKKRGYCKRVDMDRLKKEGSLIDIETHLQHYLLEKANLLLHQHLLTVNVILGYMLAKEIEVRNLKILIKGKGLGLPEEYLGRELIAR, from the coding sequence ATGGTATTTGACAAACTGTTTATCGGCGACCATCCGTACACGTACGCACGCGTGTGCGCGATGAAGGGAAAGCTCATCGGTACTGAACAGTATCATCGGATGCTGAAAATGCGCACCAATGAAATCCTCAAATTCCTGCAAGAAACCACATACAAGCGGGAAATTGATGAGATGACCGTCACCCATCTTGGGCTGCGTTCCGCCGAAGCAGTACTCGACAAAAATTTGGTGAGAACGCTGCGCAAGCTCAAGCGCATTTCAGACGGCAACCTCGCCAGTGTTATTACCAAATATCTTGAACGGTACGACATCTACAATCTCAAGACCGTGCTGCGCGGCAAGTTCACCGGAAGTGGAGAAGAAAAAATTGAGCCCATGCTCCTCAACGTGGGAAAAATCAACAAAGCAGTGCTGCTGAACCTCATCAAGCGTGACCATATTGATGATATGATAGGCGAGATTCCGCACATCCTCGGCGCAGGACTCAGTCCTGAATCTGCGCGCGAACTCAGCATACACGTCAAGGCAGCGCGCGATGCATTCAAAAAACACAACAACCTGTTTGAGATTGAAAACGTGCTCGATCACCATTATTATGCAACCATGCTTGAGTTCAGCAAACGCATCGCCGGGCAGGGCGACGTGTTCAAAACATTTTTGCTCCACGAGATTGATGTGCTCAACATCAAAACACTCCTTCGGCTGAAACGCGAAAAAATGCACCCCGCAGAAATTGAAAAGTATCTGATTTTTTCCGGCGCGACGCTGTCACGAGAAACCCTGCGACGCTTGCTGAAAATAAATTCACTTGAAGAACTGGTTGAAGAAATAAAAAAACGAGGATATTGCAAGCGTGTGGACATGGATCGCCTGAAAAAAGAAGGGTCGCTGATAGATATCGAGACACACCTGCAGCATTACCTGCTTGAAAAAGCAAATCTCCTGCTCCATCAGCATCTCCTCACGGTTAACGTGATTTTGGGGTACATGCTGGCTAAGGAAATCGAAGTGAGAAACCTGAAAATACTCATCAAAGGAAAAGGATTGGGCCTGCCTGAAGAATACCTCGGGCGCGAGCTCATCGCGCGGTGA
- a CDS encoding V-type ATP synthase subunit F: MDISVVGGSGFTLGFMLAGIKKVVTVEADEHEPGFAVQAEKIVDDALLEKDTGIVIIDEALLRTLNERMREKVERSVRPVFVPVSTEASQETLRRMIIKSIGVDLMRE; this comes from the coding sequence ATGGACATCAGTGTTGTGGGCGGAAGCGGATTCACCCTTGGATTCATGCTGGCCGGCATCAAAAAAGTGGTGACGGTTGAAGCAGACGAACACGAACCCGGATTCGCTGTGCAGGCAGAAAAAATAGTTGATGACGCGCTGCTGGAGAAAGACACGGGCATTGTCATCATTGATGAAGCGCTCCTGCGCACGCTGAATGAGCGCATGCGCGAAAAAGTGGAGCGCAGTGTGCGCCCGGTTTTTGTGCCGGTGTCAACCGAAGCATCGCAGGAAACCCTGCGCCGGATGATTATCAAGTCGATTGGCGTGGACCTTATGCGCGAATAA